The following are encoded together in the Actinoplanes sp. N902-109 genome:
- a CDS encoding VOC family protein, producing MIDHVVVGVHHLDDSRHFYENALRPLGLKVVAEQPELVGFGDDSGRPCFWLALREPTHRVHVAFTAADRAAVDAFHAAALHAGGVDNGPPGLRRHYHENYYAAFAFDADGNNIEAVCHRPE from the coding sequence ATGATCGATCACGTCGTTGTCGGGGTGCACCACCTCGACGACAGCCGGCACTTCTACGAGAACGCGCTGCGTCCGCTGGGTCTGAAGGTGGTCGCCGAGCAGCCCGAACTGGTGGGTTTCGGCGACGACAGCGGCCGCCCGTGCTTCTGGCTCGCGCTGCGCGAACCGACCCATCGGGTGCATGTGGCCTTCACTGCCGCCGACCGGGCCGCGGTGGATGCGTTTCACGCGGCGGCGCTGCACGCCGGCGGGGTGGACAACGGGCCACCGGGCCTGCGGCGGCATTACCACGAGAACTATTACGCGGCGTTCGCCTTCGACGCCGACGGCAACAACATCGAAGCGGTGTGCCATCGGCCCGAGTGA
- a CDS encoding phosphodiesterase, which translates to MTSYIAQLSDSHLTTGPLGGGPAAGLQLALARVMALDPRPDCVVVTGDLTDHGLEEEYRALQEVIGDFPLPLHLTTGNHDDRDAMVKAFGGDPYYSVDYPGFTVVALDSLIPGSPAGRLGGEQLEWLDRTLSARPEVPALIGVHHPPLAIGIPFLDGMRLLDGEELREVVTAHDNVARIMAGHVHRPITAGFAGTIVTVAPSTWRQAGLLLNSDAPPGYVAEPTGFLLHLVDGPDCVTHTVQVSHAGALLGAY; encoded by the coding sequence ATGACCTCCTACATCGCTCAGCTCAGCGACTCGCACCTGACCACCGGGCCGTTGGGGGGCGGTCCCGCTGCCGGGCTCCAGCTCGCCCTCGCCCGGGTGATGGCCCTCGATCCCCGTCCGGACTGTGTCGTGGTCACCGGTGACCTCACCGACCACGGTCTGGAGGAGGAGTATCGAGCGCTGCAGGAGGTGATCGGGGACTTCCCGCTGCCGCTGCATCTGACCACCGGCAACCATGACGACCGGGACGCCATGGTGAAGGCGTTCGGCGGTGATCCGTACTACTCGGTGGATTATCCGGGGTTCACGGTGGTCGCCCTGGACTCGCTGATCCCGGGGTCCCCGGCCGGTCGGCTCGGCGGCGAGCAGCTGGAGTGGCTCGACCGCACGCTGTCCGCCCGCCCGGAGGTGCCGGCGCTGATCGGCGTGCACCACCCGCCGCTGGCCATCGGCATCCCGTTCCTGGACGGCATGCGCCTGCTCGACGGCGAGGAGCTGCGCGAGGTGGTCACCGCCCATGACAACGTTGCCCGCATCATGGCCGGGCACGTGCACCGGCCGATCACCGCGGGCTTCGCCGGTACGATCGTGACCGTCGCGCCCAGCACCTGGCGGCAGGCCGGGCTGCTGCTCAACTCGGATGCGCCGCCCGGTTACGTGGCCGAGCCGACCGGCTTCCTGCTGCACCTGGTCGACGGCCCGGACTGCGTGACGCACACCGTTCAGGTGAGCCATGCCGGTGCTCTGCTCGGCGCATACTGA
- a CDS encoding response regulator transcription factor → MNEKLILVAEDDTDLRDMLTYALERAGYTAVGAKDGNTAARILQVARPVGIVTDVRMPALNGMELCQLVRRNPEVSNAAVLMVSANAHLHDINAGLSSGADGYLPKPLSPRRLVAELQQAIERRKLAGLS, encoded by the coding sequence ATGAACGAGAAATTGATCCTGGTGGCCGAGGACGACACCGACCTGCGCGACATGCTGACGTACGCCCTCGAACGGGCCGGTTACACCGCGGTGGGCGCCAAGGACGGCAACACCGCCGCCCGGATCCTGCAGGTCGCGCGGCCGGTGGGCATCGTGACCGACGTACGCATGCCGGCGCTGAACGGCATGGAGCTGTGCCAGCTGGTACGGCGCAACCCGGAGGTGAGCAACGCGGCCGTGCTGATGGTGTCCGCGAACGCCCATCTGCACGACATCAACGCCGGGCTCAGCTCGGGCGCGGACGGCTACCTGCCGAAGCCGCTCTCCCCGCGGCGGCTGGTCGCGGAGCTGCAGCAGGCGATCGAGCGGCGCAAGCTCGCCGGACTGTCTTGA
- a CDS encoding VOC family protein, with product MLGRNSSHFWGVVLETPDPHALAEFYADLMDWKIVKDEPDFVAVAPLGDHVEYLAFQRSPDYEQPIWPNKAHKQQMQLHLDFEVPDLETAVTAATRAGATQADHQPQETVRVMLDPDGHPFCLYVDDTPPG from the coding sequence ATGCTGGGACGTAACTCATCGCACTTCTGGGGAGTAGTGCTCGAGACCCCCGACCCCCACGCGCTGGCCGAGTTCTACGCGGACCTGATGGACTGGAAGATCGTCAAGGACGAGCCCGACTTCGTCGCCGTGGCACCGCTGGGCGACCACGTCGAATACCTCGCGTTCCAGCGCTCGCCCGACTACGAGCAGCCGATCTGGCCCAACAAGGCGCACAAGCAGCAGATGCAGCTGCATCTGGACTTCGAGGTGCCCGACCTGGAGACGGCGGTCACGGCAGCCACCCGGGCGGGGGCCACCCAGGCGGACCATCAACCCCAGGAGACCGTACGGGTCATGCTCGACCCCGACGGCCATCCATTCTGCCTTTACGTGGACGACACCCCGCCGGGTTAG
- a CDS encoding GNAT family N-acetyltransferase, whose translation MMLGSTPGWPAVLADGPVVLRPYRRSDARAWSDVRVANQKWLSPWESAPPGPWAEMNSPRAYLYVYRDMKRAARRGESMPFAVCLREDDGREHLVGHLNLGSIVRRAFSSAYAGYWVDSRVAGRGVIPTALALAVDHAFGPGGLHRIEVNIRPENGPSRRVVEKLGFREEAYHPRYMHIDGAWRDHLGYAMTSEEVAAEGGLLARWRRLRTTTK comes from the coding sequence ATGATGCTGGGCTCGACGCCCGGATGGCCTGCCGTCCTGGCGGACGGGCCCGTAGTGCTCAGGCCTTACAGACGCAGTGACGCACGCGCCTGGTCCGACGTCCGCGTCGCCAACCAGAAGTGGCTCAGCCCGTGGGAGTCGGCGCCGCCCGGCCCCTGGGCCGAGATGAACTCCCCGCGCGCCTACCTGTACGTCTACCGGGACATGAAGCGCGCTGCCCGGCGGGGTGAGAGCATGCCCTTCGCCGTGTGCCTGCGCGAGGACGACGGGCGTGAACACCTGGTCGGCCATCTCAATCTGGGCAGCATCGTGCGGCGGGCGTTCAGTTCGGCGTACGCGGGCTACTGGGTGGATTCCCGGGTTGCCGGTCGCGGGGTGATCCCGACCGCGCTGGCGCTGGCCGTGGATCACGCCTTCGGGCCGGGTGGGCTGCACCGCATCGAGGTCAACATCCGCCCCGAGAACGGGCCCAGCCGCCGGGTCGTGGAGAAACTCGGCTTCCGCGAGGAGGCTTATCACCCGCGCTACATGCACATCGACGGCGCCTGGCGAGATCACCTCGGCTACGCGATGACCAGCGAAGAAGTGGCTGCCGAGGGTGGTTTGCTGGCGCGGTGGCGTCGGCTCCGTACCACAACAAAATGA
- the glp gene encoding gephyrin-like molybdotransferase Glp: MTATADAEAAANELMPLAAYLGSVLRRLRALPPLDLDLTQAHGNVLAHDVLAPHPYPAFDQAAIDGYAARWEDLAAAGRIGSHPSFGSAEPSLRPVRLNVVGDLGAASWRPVRLTPGTCFSVAAGAPLPIGADVVVPVHWTDQGMAAVEILHAPKRGSGVRRAGDELPVGRVLAAAGSYVTPAMVAVFAASGIGHVVVRPSPRVVVVATGDELVDVGRPSQPGQVVDANSHALTAAAVEAGALAYRIGICDDDPEGLRGLLEDQTLRADLIITTGGTGTGPGDMLRRVLSRRDPGRGTVQFTDVALSPGATLGFGTVGGEEVPVVCLPGEPGAALIGFEVLARPIIQLLAGAEPVFRHSVKAHLLETVSSPGGLREFRPAHVAERRGGGYTVQPLAGGPYTLSGLAEANGLLVLGERVTAAAAGSTVDVLLLDRRR; this comes from the coding sequence ATGACCGCCACGGCCGATGCCGAGGCGGCCGCGAACGAGCTGATGCCTCTAGCCGCATACCTGGGCAGCGTGCTGCGCAGGTTGCGGGCGCTGCCTCCGCTCGACCTCGACCTCACCCAGGCGCACGGCAACGTCCTCGCGCACGACGTGCTGGCACCGCACCCCTATCCGGCCTTCGACCAGGCTGCGATCGACGGGTACGCGGCCCGCTGGGAGGACCTTGCCGCCGCCGGGCGGATCGGCTCGCACCCGTCGTTCGGGTCGGCCGAGCCCAGTCTGCGCCCGGTGCGGCTCAACGTGGTCGGTGACCTGGGCGCGGCGAGCTGGCGCCCGGTGCGGCTCACGCCGGGCACCTGCTTCTCCGTGGCGGCCGGTGCGCCGCTGCCGATCGGCGCCGATGTCGTCGTGCCCGTGCACTGGACCGATCAGGGTATGGCGGCGGTGGAGATCCTGCACGCGCCCAAGCGGGGTTCGGGGGTGCGGCGGGCCGGGGACGAACTGCCCGTCGGGCGGGTGCTGGCGGCTGCCGGTTCCTACGTCACGCCCGCCATGGTGGCCGTGTTCGCCGCGTCCGGGATCGGCCACGTCGTGGTGCGTCCCAGCCCGCGGGTCGTCGTGGTGGCCACCGGTGACGAACTCGTCGACGTGGGCCGCCCGAGCCAGCCCGGGCAGGTCGTGGATGCCAACTCGCACGCGCTCACGGCGGCGGCCGTCGAGGCTGGTGCTCTGGCGTACCGGATCGGCATCTGCGACGACGACCCGGAAGGCCTGCGCGGCTTGCTCGAGGATCAGACGCTGCGGGCCGATCTGATCATCACGACCGGGGGCACGGGTACGGGGCCGGGCGACATGTTGCGCCGCGTGCTCTCCCGTCGCGATCCCGGACGGGGAACTGTGCAGTTCACCGACGTGGCCCTCTCCCCGGGGGCTACGCTCGGCTTCGGCACCGTCGGCGGCGAGGAAGTGCCGGTGGTGTGCCTGCCCGGGGAGCCCGGCGCGGCGCTGATCGGCTTCGAGGTGCTGGCCCGGCCGATCATCCAGCTGCTCGCCGGGGCCGAGCCGGTGTTCCGGCACAGCGTCAAGGCGCACCTGCTGGAAACCGTGTCCTCGCCCGGCGGTCTGCGCGAGTTCCGGCCGGCGCACGTTGCCGAACGGCGCGGCGGCGGCTACACGGTGCAGCCGCTCGCTGGTGGGCCGTACACTCTGTCGGGCCTTGCCGAAGCCAACGGTCTGCTGGTGCTCGGCGAGCGGGTCACCGCGGCCGCGGCCGGGTCGACCGTGGACGTGTTGCTGCTCGACCGGAGGCGATGA